A DNA window from Ranitomeya imitator isolate aRanImi1 chromosome 2, aRanImi1.pri, whole genome shotgun sequence contains the following coding sequences:
- the AMBP gene encoding protein AMBP, with product MKICLCLLPVILAIVTGSPVQTEDFIPTQENFDVNGIFGKWYDVAIGSTCKWLKKYKGKYEMGTMELSEGETDEDIQTLSTRMRRGTCKQISGTYQKTDVPGKFKYFSDKYGAEVVNYIVFTNYNEYATMLMRKTMRGETTTTVKLYGRTPELRQSLIDDFKQFAVEQGIAEDSIFVLENKGECTPGDIEVTRRRSQRAVVAEEEEGSGADTPFINNRAGSCHLAPAAGPCLGSVKRHFYNSSSMACEIFQYGGCLGNLNNFDTERYCLQTCRTEAACRLPIVKGPCRGVQSRWAFDATEGKCVTFEYGGCQGNGNHFYTEKECKEYCGVPTNDEEEFLDIGN from the exons ATGAAGATTTGCCTGTGTCTCCTGCCGGTTATCCTGGCCATAGTGACCGGGAGCCCTGTACAGACAGAAGACTTCATCCCAACTCAGGAGAACTTCGATGTGAATGGG ATTTTTGGTAAGTGGTATGACGTTGCCATCGGTTCCACGTGTAAATGGCTTAAGAAGTACAAGGGCAAATATGAGATGGGGACAATGGAGCTAAGTGAAGGCGAGACGGACGAGGATATCCAGACTCTCAGCACCAGGATGAG ACGTGGAACCTGCAAACAAATTTCCGGTACCTATCAGAAGACCGACGTCCCAGGGAAATTTAAATACTTCAGTGACA AATATGGTGCCGAAGTCGTAAATTACATCGTTTTTACCAACTACAATGAGTACGCGACTATGTTGATGAGGAAGACAATGAGAGGGGAGACCACCACGACAGTCAAACTGTACG GGCGAACCCCAGAGCTCAGGCAGAGCCTCATCGATGACTTCAAGCAGTTTGCTGTGGAGCAAGGAATTGCAGAGGATTCCATTTTCGTCCTTGAGAATAAAG GTGAATGTACCCCAGGGGATATCGAGGTGACGCGCAGG AGATCCCAGAGAGCAGTGgttgctgaggaggaggagggctctGGAGCGGACACCCCATTTATAAATAACAGGGCAG GCTCCTGCCATTTGGCCCCGGCTGCTGGTCCATGTCTGGGATCCGTAAAGCGCCATTTCTACAACTCTTCTTCCATGGCCTGTGAGATTTTCCAATATGGCGGTTGCCTTGGAAATCTCAACAACTTTGATACGGAGCGCTATTGCCTCCAGACCTGCAGAACAGAAG CTGCCTGCCGCTTACCAATCGTCAAAGGCCCTTGCCGAGGTGTTCAGTCCCGCTGGGCATTCGATGCCACTGAAGGAAAGTGCGTGACCTTCGAATATGGCGGCTGTCAAGGAAACGGTAATCACTTCTACACGGAGAAAGAGTGCAAGGAGTACTGTGGGGTACCTACAAATG ATGAAGAAGAATTTCTAGACATCGGCAATTGA